Proteins encoded by one window of Xanthomonas sp. DAR 80977:
- a CDS encoding AAA family ATPase has protein sequence MSELQDLTALIRANTPLIVIETQEEARIVALFRQALMQVWRALHRWSITEGLRRIDLDREDEPSGPPDASAVLQAIKQADQRGIYLLLDVVPYLGYASHQRLLRDIVERRHCQPHVLVLIGARIELPAELEALATRFNPRLPDANALLKMVQEEAAGYAREFGGRRVEVDGEAIKQILRNLQGLSLIDARRIARQLIYADGALNAADLPQLARLKFELLNRSGHLHYEYDATRFADVAGARRLKRWIEQRRAVFAGTAPPGLDPPKGVLLLGVQGCGKSMLAKATAAGFGVPLLRLDFGSLYDKYHGETEKNLRGALAAAEQLAPCVLWIDEIEKGLASGGEDGGVSRRVLGYLLTWMAERGTQAGAGGVFIVATANQVHELPAELLRKGRFDEIFFVDLPDADTRVELLRLHLARRKLREEDFALPALAAAANGFSGAEIEQAIVSGLYAAHAESRPLDTELLMQEIRGTRPLSVVMAEQVQALREWARERTVPAD, from the coding sequence ATGAGCGAGCTGCAGGACCTGACCGCGCTGATCCGCGCCAACACCCCCCTGATCGTCATCGAGACCCAGGAGGAGGCGCGCATCGTGGCGCTGTTCCGGCAGGCGCTGATGCAGGTCTGGCGCGCGCTGCACCGCTGGTCGATCACCGAGGGCCTGCGCCGCATCGACCTGGACCGCGAGGACGAGCCGAGCGGCCCGCCCGACGCCAGCGCGGTGCTGCAGGCGATCAAGCAGGCCGACCAGCGCGGCATCTACCTGTTGCTGGACGTGGTGCCGTACCTGGGCTACGCCAGCCACCAGCGCCTGCTGCGCGACATCGTCGAGCGCCGCCACTGCCAGCCGCACGTGCTGGTGCTGATCGGCGCCAGGATCGAGCTGCCGGCCGAACTGGAAGCGCTGGCCACTCGCTTCAACCCGCGCCTGCCCGACGCCAATGCGCTGCTGAAGATGGTGCAGGAGGAGGCCGCCGGCTACGCGCGCGAGTTCGGCGGGCGCCGGGTCGAGGTGGACGGCGAGGCGATCAAGCAGATCCTGCGCAACCTGCAGGGGCTGAGCCTGATCGACGCGCGCCGCATCGCCCGCCAGCTGATCTACGCCGACGGCGCGCTCAACGCCGCCGACCTGCCGCAGCTGGCCCGGCTCAAGTTCGAGCTGCTCAACCGCAGCGGCCACCTGCACTACGAATACGACGCCACCCGCTTCGCCGACGTGGCCGGCGCGCGCCGGCTCAAGCGCTGGATCGAGCAGCGCCGCGCGGTGTTCGCCGGCACCGCCCCGCCCGGGCTGGACCCGCCCAAGGGCGTGCTGCTGCTGGGCGTGCAGGGCTGCGGCAAGTCGATGCTGGCCAAGGCCACCGCCGCCGGCTTCGGCGTGCCGCTGCTGCGCCTGGACTTCGGCTCGCTGTACGACAAGTACCACGGCGAGACCGAGAAGAACCTGCGCGGCGCATTGGCCGCGGCCGAGCAGCTGGCGCCGTGCGTGCTGTGGATCGACGAGATCGAGAAGGGCCTGGCCAGCGGCGGCGAGGACGGCGGCGTGTCGCGGCGCGTGCTCGGCTACCTGCTGACCTGGATGGCCGAGCGCGGCACCCAGGCCGGCGCCGGCGGCGTGTTCATCGTCGCCACCGCCAACCAGGTGCACGAACTGCCGGCGGAACTGCTGCGCAAGGGCCGCTTCGACGAGATCTTCTTCGTCGACCTGCCCGATGCGGACACGCGGGTGGAACTGCTGCGCCTGCACCTGGCGCGGCGCAAGCTGCGCGAGGAGGACTTCGCCCTGCCGGCGCTGGCGGCCGCGGCGAACGGCTTTTCCGGCGCCGAGATCGAGCAGGCCATCGTCTCCGGCCTGTACGCCGCGCATGCCGAGAGCCGGCCGCTGGACACCGAGCTGCTGATGCAGGAAATCCGCGGCACGCGACCGCTGTCGGTGGTGATGGCCGAGCAGGTGCAGGCGCTGCGCGAGTGGGCGCGCGAGCGCACGGTGCCGGCGGACTGA
- a CDS encoding indolepyruvate ferredoxin oxidoreductase family protein: MNRIADPRPPSSLAVPAADSVDTGYTLEHKYTRTDGRIYLSGVQALVRLPLMQQLRDRAAGLNTGGFVSGYRGSPLGGFDLELWRARKHLDAANVKFQPGLNEDLGATMVWGTQQTNLFPGARVDGVYAMWYGKGPGVDRCGDVFKHGNAAGTSRHGGVLALAADDHACRSSTLPHGSEEEFVSAMMPVLNPAGVQDILDLGLVGWAMSRYTGRWIGFKTIAETVESSASVEVDPFARQIVLPEDFELPPGGLNIRWPDPPLDQEMRLHRYAVRAAQAFARANGVDRTVLDSPHARLGIVTTGKSYLDVLQALEYLGLDERACRDIGIRVYKVGMTWPLEPIGIAAFAQGLDDIVVVEEKKAFIERQMKEQFYNWPASAGPRPSIVGKYDEAGEWILPSTGELTPATIAAVIGKRIQRFFNTESIEQRLRWMEAKEAEMALPRANFPRVPHYCSGCPHNTSTVVPEGSRALGGIGCHYMVTWMDRSTDTFTHMGGEGVTWAGQAPFTDTPHVFQNLGDGTYFHSGSLAIRQSIAAGVNITYKILYNDAVAMTGGQPVDGSLSVPDIARQMRAEGVHTIALVSDDIGKWTRRREQFPSEVEFHDRSELDAVQKRLREVKGTSILIYDQTCATEKRRRRKRGKLPDPAKRVLVNSLVCEGCGDCGEKSFCVSVLPKETEFGRKRQIDQSGCNKDYSCVSGFCPSFVTVHGGQLRKGGKADAATLLQDLPLPSFRSDLSQPWNILITGVGGTGVVTIGALLGMAGHLEGKGASVLDQTGLAQKGGAVTTHIRLARQPEDLHAVRIAAGEADLVLGCDMVVVNDYWALSKVRGDRSQVVLNTYEAMPGTFTTHPDMQFPAADIVAGVRLALGGREPLLLDATQLATALLGDAIASNLFMLGYAWQQGLVPLSHAALMRAIELNGAAVAMNQQAFAWGRLAALDLAAVRQAAGTAGSVVAEADPGAQRLQQLPPGEWEGHEAGASAAPRNPHNARQARDLPAAGDAADSGHAPLDDTRLSRSLHELVARRRAFLVDYQDSAYAARYATLVERVREAEQRVAAGSTALTEAVARYAFKLMAYKDEYEVARLYTSSDFQRQLQQQFDGAYSLRFHLAPPLLARKDAQGRALKREYGPWMFTAFKWLAKLRVLRGGRFDLFGYSAERRGERQLIADYERTVGELLERLAADNLALAVEIASVPEHIRGYGHVKEAHLHEAKQREARLLATWRNPKALHIVQAA, from the coding sequence ATGAACCGCATCGCCGATCCGCGTCCGCCGTCTTCCCTCGCCGTACCGGCCGCCGACAGCGTGGACACCGGCTACACCCTGGAGCACAAGTACACCCGCACCGACGGCCGCATCTACCTGTCCGGGGTGCAGGCGCTGGTGCGCCTGCCGCTGATGCAGCAGCTGCGCGACCGCGCCGCCGGGCTGAACACCGGCGGCTTCGTCAGCGGCTACCGCGGCAGCCCGCTGGGCGGCTTCGACCTGGAGCTGTGGCGCGCGCGCAAGCACCTGGACGCGGCCAACGTGAAGTTCCAGCCCGGCCTCAACGAGGACCTGGGCGCGACCATGGTGTGGGGCACGCAGCAGACCAACCTGTTCCCCGGCGCGCGCGTGGATGGCGTGTACGCGATGTGGTACGGCAAGGGCCCCGGCGTGGACCGCTGCGGCGACGTGTTCAAGCACGGCAACGCCGCCGGCACCTCGCGCCACGGCGGCGTGCTGGCGCTGGCCGCCGACGACCACGCCTGCCGCAGTTCGACCCTGCCGCACGGCTCGGAAGAGGAATTCGTCAGCGCGATGATGCCGGTGCTCAATCCGGCCGGAGTGCAGGACATCCTCGACCTGGGCCTGGTCGGCTGGGCGATGAGCCGCTACACCGGGCGCTGGATCGGCTTCAAGACCATCGCCGAGACGGTGGAATCCTCGGCCTCGGTGGAGGTGGACCCGTTCGCGCGGCAGATCGTGCTGCCGGAGGATTTCGAACTGCCGCCGGGCGGGCTCAACATCCGCTGGCCGGACCCGCCGCTGGACCAGGAGATGCGCCTGCACCGCTATGCGGTGCGCGCCGCGCAGGCCTTCGCCCGCGCCAACGGCGTGGACCGCACGGTGCTGGATTCGCCGCATGCGCGGCTGGGCATCGTCACCACCGGCAAGAGCTACCTGGACGTGCTGCAGGCGCTGGAATACCTGGGCCTGGACGAGCGCGCCTGCCGCGACATCGGCATCCGCGTGTACAAGGTCGGCATGACTTGGCCGCTGGAGCCGATCGGCATCGCCGCGTTCGCGCAGGGCCTGGACGACATCGTGGTGGTGGAGGAGAAGAAGGCCTTCATCGAGCGGCAGATGAAGGAGCAGTTCTACAACTGGCCGGCCAGCGCCGGGCCGCGCCCGAGCATCGTCGGCAAGTACGACGAGGCCGGCGAATGGATCCTGCCGTCCACCGGCGAACTGACCCCGGCGACCATCGCCGCGGTGATCGGCAAGCGCATCCAACGGTTCTTCAACACCGAGTCGATCGAGCAGCGGCTGCGCTGGATGGAAGCCAAGGAAGCGGAAATGGCCTTGCCGCGCGCCAATTTCCCGCGCGTGCCGCACTACTGCTCCGGCTGCCCGCACAACACCTCCACCGTGGTGCCGGAAGGCTCGCGCGCGCTGGGCGGGATCGGCTGCCACTACATGGTGACGTGGATGGACCGCTCCACCGACACCTTCACCCACATGGGCGGCGAAGGCGTCACCTGGGCCGGGCAGGCGCCGTTCACCGACACCCCGCACGTGTTCCAGAACCTCGGCGACGGCACCTACTTCCACAGCGGCTCGCTGGCGATCCGCCAGTCGATCGCCGCCGGCGTCAACATCACCTACAAGATCCTCTACAACGACGCGGTGGCGATGACCGGCGGGCAGCCGGTGGACGGCAGCCTGAGCGTGCCCGACATCGCCCGGCAGATGCGCGCCGAAGGCGTGCACACCATCGCCCTGGTCAGCGACGACATCGGCAAGTGGACGCGGCGCCGCGAGCAGTTCCCCAGCGAGGTGGAGTTCCACGACCGCAGCGAGCTGGACGCGGTGCAGAAGCGCCTGCGCGAGGTCAAGGGCACCAGCATCCTGATCTACGACCAGACCTGCGCCACCGAGAAGCGGCGCCGGCGCAAGCGCGGCAAGCTGCCCGACCCGGCCAAGCGCGTGCTGGTCAATTCGCTGGTCTGCGAGGGCTGCGGCGACTGCGGCGAGAAGAGCTTCTGCGTGTCGGTGCTGCCGAAGGAGACCGAGTTCGGGCGCAAGCGCCAGATCGACCAGTCCGGCTGCAACAAGGACTACTCCTGCGTCTCGGGCTTCTGCCCCAGCTTCGTCACCGTGCACGGCGGGCAGCTGCGCAAGGGCGGCAAGGCCGACGCGGCCACGCTGCTGCAGGACCTGCCGCTCCCCAGCTTCCGCAGCGACCTGAGCCAGCCCTGGAACATCCTCATCACCGGCGTCGGCGGCACCGGCGTGGTCACCATCGGCGCGCTGCTGGGCATGGCCGGGCACCTGGAAGGCAAGGGCGCCAGCGTGCTCGACCAGACCGGCCTGGCGCAGAAGGGCGGCGCGGTCACCACCCATATCCGCCTGGCGCGCCAGCCCGAGGACCTGCACGCGGTGCGCATCGCCGCCGGCGAGGCCGACCTGGTGCTGGGCTGCGACATGGTCGTGGTCAACGACTACTGGGCGCTGTCCAAGGTGCGCGGCGACCGCTCGCAGGTGGTGCTCAACACCTACGAAGCGATGCCCGGCACCTTCACCACGCATCCGGACATGCAGTTCCCCGCCGCCGACATCGTCGCCGGCGTGCGCCTGGCCCTGGGCGGGCGCGAGCCGCTGCTGCTCGACGCCACGCAACTGGCCACCGCGCTGCTCGGCGATGCCATCGCCAGCAACCTGTTCATGCTCGGCTATGCCTGGCAGCAGGGGCTGGTGCCGCTGTCGCATGCCGCGCTGATGCGTGCGATCGAGCTCAACGGCGCGGCGGTGGCGATGAACCAGCAGGCCTTCGCCTGGGGCCGCCTGGCGGCGCTGGACCTGGCCGCGGTGCGGCAGGCGGCGGGCACGGCCGGCAGCGTCGTGGCCGAGGCCGACCCCGGCGCGCAGCGGCTGCAGCAATTGCCGCCGGGCGAATGGGAAGGACACGAGGCCGGCGCCAGCGCCGCGCCGCGCAACCCGCACAACGCGCGCCAGGCGCGCGACCTGCCCGCGGCCGGCGATGCCGCCGACAGCGGCCATGCGCCGCTGGACGACACCCGCCTGTCGCGCTCGCTGCACGAACTGGTCGCGCGCCGCCGCGCGTTCCTGGTCGATTACCAGGACTCCGCGTACGCCGCGCGCTACGCCACGCTGGTGGAGCGCGTGCGCGAGGCCGAGCAGCGCGTCGCCGCCGGTTCCACCGCACTGACCGAGGCGGTGGCGCGCTACGCGTTCAAGCTGATGGCCTACAAGGACGAATACGAAGTGGCGCGGCTGTACACCAGCAGCGATTTCCAGCGCCAGCTGCAGCAGCAGTTCGACGGCGCCTATTCGCTGCGCTTCCACCTGGCGCCGCCGCTGCTGGCCAGGAAGGATGCGCAGGGCCGCGCGCTCAAGCGCGAGTACGGGCCGTGGATGTTCACCGCGTTCAAGTGGCTGGCCAAGCTGCGCGTGCTGCGCGGCGGCAGGTTCGACCTCTTCGGCTACAGCGCCGAACGCCGCGGCGAGCGGCAGCTGATCGCCGACTACGAACGCACCGTGGGCGAACTGCTGGAGCGCCTGGCGGCGGACAACCTGGCGCTGGCGGTGGAGATCGCCAGCGTGCCGGAGCACATCCGCGGCTACGGCCACGTCAAGGAAGCGCACCTGCACGAAGCCAAGCAGCGCGAGGCGCGGCTGCTGGCGACCTGGCGCAATCCGAAGGCGCTGCATATCGTGCAGGCGGCTTGA
- a CDS encoding AEC family transporter produces MAFDAFALMLAMLVLGKLFAQLRALPPTTPEVLNGVVLYLCLPASVLIYVPRLQLDLSLLGVMLTPWLLAGATVLAALALRRPLRLRRDQYAVLLLCVALSNSSFIGYPMVRALLGEAALPYAVVYDQFGTFLLLSSFGLYVLARYSGETPPSPRQTLLRMLRFPPLWALAFALTLMPVQPPAWIASGLQHLADAMLPLVMLAVGLSIQLRLPREELQPLAAGLLLKLLLLPALAWPLSWALGLRGQALQANVLESAMPTMITAAMLAISHRLAPRLAAALVGYGIVLSLATLPAWAWLLRTLL; encoded by the coding sequence ATGGCTTTCGACGCGTTCGCCCTGATGCTGGCCATGTTGGTGCTCGGCAAGCTGTTCGCGCAGTTGCGCGCGCTGCCGCCCACCACCCCAGAAGTGCTCAACGGCGTGGTGCTGTACCTGTGCCTGCCGGCCTCGGTGCTGATCTACGTGCCGCGCCTGCAGTTGGACCTGTCCCTGCTCGGCGTGATGCTGACCCCTTGGCTGCTGGCCGGCGCGACCGTGCTCGCGGCGCTGGCCTTGCGCCGGCCGCTGCGCCTGCGCCGCGACCAGTACGCGGTGCTGCTGCTGTGCGTGGCGCTGAGCAATTCCAGCTTCATCGGCTATCCGATGGTGCGCGCGCTGCTCGGCGAGGCGGCGCTGCCGTATGCGGTGGTCTACGACCAGTTCGGCACCTTCCTGTTGCTGTCCAGCTTCGGCCTGTACGTGCTGGCCCGCTACAGTGGCGAAACCCCGCCGTCGCCGCGGCAGACGCTGCTGCGCATGCTCCGCTTCCCGCCGCTGTGGGCGCTGGCGTTCGCACTGACGCTGATGCCGGTGCAGCCGCCGGCGTGGATCGCCTCGGGCCTGCAGCACCTGGCCGATGCGATGCTGCCGCTGGTGATGCTGGCGGTGGGCCTCTCGATCCAGCTGCGGCTGCCGCGCGAGGAACTGCAACCGCTCGCCGCCGGCCTGCTGCTGAAGCTGCTGCTGTTGCCGGCGCTGGCCTGGCCGCTGTCGTGGGCGCTGGGCCTGCGCGGCCAGGCGCTGCAGGCCAACGTGCTCGAATCGGCGATGCCGACGATGATCACCGCGGCGATGCTGGCGATCTCGCACCGGCTGGCGCCGCGGCTGGCGGCGGCACTGGTCGGCTACGGCATCGTGCTGTCGCTGGCCACGCTGCCGGCCTGGGCATGGCTGCTGCGGACGCTTCTGTAG
- a CDS encoding tetratricopeptide repeat protein: protein MLAWVGMAAVDARAQALPAPKEFYFDQDRSTARPITAVAGSGDALVDRLASIVQRDPNAAEARAQLAAIAMAGGRRELGEELYQAALRTLSAGAQRRQIEWNYGWDLLRAGDPARALAQWSGLVNGRPAAPDWVPPTLALVLWRLDRKDEAVKWYAAAVRTWPDQWGPGADFAKLLPAWRDDERATLAEVQAAWQAKPPAWP from the coding sequence ATGCTGGCCTGGGTGGGCATGGCCGCGGTCGATGCGCGCGCGCAGGCCTTGCCGGCGCCGAAGGAGTTCTACTTCGACCAGGACCGCAGCACCGCGCGTCCGATCACCGCGGTCGCCGGCAGCGGCGATGCGCTGGTCGATCGTCTCGCCAGCATCGTGCAGCGCGATCCGAACGCGGCCGAGGCGCGCGCGCAGCTGGCGGCGATCGCCATGGCCGGCGGCCGCCGCGAACTGGGCGAAGAGCTGTACCAGGCCGCGCTGCGCACGCTGAGCGCCGGCGCGCAGCGCCGCCAGATCGAGTGGAACTACGGCTGGGACCTGTTGCGCGCCGGCGATCCGGCGCGTGCGCTGGCGCAATGGAGCGGCCTGGTCAACGGCCGCCCGGCGGCGCCGGACTGGGTGCCGCCGACGCTGGCGCTGGTGCTGTGGCGGCTGGACCGCAAGGACGAGGCGGTGAAGTGGTACGCCGCCGCCGTGCGCACCTGGCCGGACCAGTGGGGCCCCGGCGCCGATTTCGCCAAGCTGCTGCCGGCCTGGCGCGACGACGAACGCGCCACCCTGGCCGAGGTGCAGGCCGCCTGGCAGGCCAAGCCGCCTGCCTGGCCCTGA